The following proteins come from a genomic window of Plasmodium vivax chromosome 3, whole genome shotgun sequence:
- a CDS encoding secy-independent transporter protein, putative (encoded by transcript PVX_000960A), whose product MKTLTEAEQKFLNHDWVNDPKWKLYLSNLYPSPSIHNIEKYKKKYFQKNVDKNLDVNSNFGSEAVKEETPQPPNFQAHGNKGYPYSGQVPLVTFFFCAFVLCVSLFYFVLLSLNLSLYKKMGTFMSLSYFCAFLSLLYTDYKTQRHNFSLVQFFSSEKGQYLSYSMILFFIKDAVLIFLPIFFTLLISSYLMYKQIKSLFPPAIQRNYHLNKIVSYLDHTILNVYMMRANIEIYNLVFIIICLFLKRVSLLNLIIYLHFFKLKYSSSDSYFHACYAKNGEMIRQCLSHPMVPKSFLNVFNKVSYYFNAYLSYRRR is encoded by the exons ATGAAAACGTTAACCGAGGCCGAGCAGAAGTTTCtca accACGACTGGGTGAACGACCCCAAATGGAAGCTCTACCTGAGCAATTTATACCCCTCGCCGTCCATACACAACATCGAGAAATACaagaagaaatattttcaaaaaaatgtggacaaGAACCTGGATGTGAATTCCAATTTTGGGAGTGAAGCCGTTAAGGAGGAAACTCCGCAGCCCCCCAATTTCCAGGCGCACGGCAATAAGGGCTACCCCTACAGCGGGCAGGTTCCCCTGGTGACGTTTTTCTTCTGCGCCTTCGTCCTATGCGTCAGTCTCTTTTACTTCGTGCTGCTGTCCCTGAACTTGAGTTTGTACAAG AAAATGGGCACCTTCATGAGCCTGTCCTACTTCTGCGCCTTCCTGAGTTTGCTCTACACGGACTACAAAACGCAGAGGCACAATTTCTCCCTCGTGCAGTTCTTCTCCAGCGAAAAGG gCCAGTACCTGTCCTACTCCATGATACTGTTCTTCATCAAGGACGCCGTGCTGATATTTTTGccgattttttttaccctcttAATTAGTTCGTACTTAATGTATAAGCAGATCAagtcccttttcccccccgcgatTCAGAG GAATTACCATCTTAACAAAATTGTTTCCTACTTGGATCACACG ATCCTGAACGTGTACATGATGCGAGCCAACATCGAAATCTACAATTTGGTTTTCATAATCATTTGTCTCTTCCTGAAAAGAGTCAGCCTCCTGAATCTGATCATTTACCTCCACTTCTTCAAGCTCAA GTATAGCTCCTCGGATTCGTATTTCCACGCCTGCTATGCGAAGAACGGAG aaATGATCAGGCAGTGCTTGTCGCACCCCATGGTCCCCAAGTCCTTTTTGAACGTATTCAATAAG GTGTCCTACTACTTTAACGCCTACCTCAGCTACAGACGCAGGTAG
- a CDS encoding lysine decarboxylase, putative (encoded by transcript PVX_000955A): MNSANDAIFYGDKNSAHYNDLSESAADMCVKNGGIQNDYIMSNDVTSEGVDMAVEPGENGAGNAAYLHTPLHQHSPPHRGERKKKQYGKAERDKYDRIEEIEKYLNINNATNVCSLRIKLWEALMLYVINVNAELIYFIINCLMEVEVYWGEEATNNLQDILSLINDKKYKEVANKIGETLSSLSVTTGKATEENPFFYTLIVSSKRDENSNSYNSDLACELNKILQYEHNRLSNQNNNKKLEYKIIEVSNAKEALLACLINSQILSVVLVDNLAIDEDYKRERFEFYNFGEEASVNKCGAASPYGLNCGMVGGGAQMKPAFTHSAHNGSSSNSRDAMRNMILSNYRGCSGNNGSVCNNYCGGHCGSGHCANNHYSSGSTVLNEHRKGANLLMKDYKFDIGNFVLGYEQLVAAPLEKMKKGFNSLVILIKSIAYIRSSVDIFCVCTSITLDKLQSVNNKIIRIFTTHDDHSDLHESILDGVKKKIKTPFFNALKAYAERPIGVFHALAISKGNSVRRSRWIQSLLDFYGVNLFKAESSATCGGLDSLLDPHGSLKEAQIMAARAYGSKYCFFVTNGTSSSNKIVMQALVKPGDVILVDRACHKSHHYGFVLSQALPCYLDPYPVSRYGIYGAVPIYVIKKTLLEYRNSNKLHLVKLIILTNCTFDGIVYNVKRVIEECLAIKPDLIFLFDEAWFAYACFHPILKFRTAMTVADKMRNHDQKMIYNKVHKKLLRKFGNVKSLNEVAAEKLLKTRLYPNPAEYKVRVYATQSIHKSLTSLRQGSVILISDDNFESHAYTPFKEAYYTHMSTSPNYQILATLDAGRAQMELEGYGLVEKQVEAAFLIRKELSEDPMISRYFRTLNAEDLIPDSLRQCHNMYMKRKKKCTKEGYSSDSKGSVNGTYSCVSNNQGKGSTTTKEQRSRGLRKARRGGSVTKYEQPIQSSNISSHECVNDTNGCSNHVVRNSLMLGDFTNNNNCTVEGGLNDYGNGDPRGGVKLSRRRSRRDERNGKEGGTSGTMDDSNNGSIIMNSENDNLSYVQDRHNKNYSSSSYSYGMKNFLEYFECSWLSEDEFVLDPTRITLFTGYSGIDGDTFKVKWLMDRYGIQINKTSINSVLFQTNIGTTGSSCLFLRSCLSLISQELDQKKSLFNERDLNQFNDSVYNLVSNYIDLSEFSEFHPLFKKRYSDPRVFNREGDLRMAFYLAYEEDYVEYILMADLKERIRQNELIVSASFIIPYPPGFPVLVPGQLVSQEIVEYLSGLSVKEIHGYDESIGFRCFYNFVLDYFYNLVTSDPYGYYHKIDKGTYDRLKYSNLSKRRSIDSSYHLYICDNETNRMKKTHVCNGSFSIDNHTAISDTYEDVVQVNNLRSDHGRGNHHPVGPYDGGNNGSVPTIPTLPQVAKGVGEVNNEQAMLSASVGSMSKGNFAKARGKETFIAREQTRADRRQTNVYYNHSNDVVKYSQSSSHVSKIKENVLIVQGGKAYASCDAGRSSANYRYRDDPSMSVPKHRKGKKCKGCKSCGGGKGSQAELAKRRGRAECTPHEREDTDDFASEGSKEDDVHAGGRHLPGRASNGRVTKKGRKKNAAKRASARDIAAEASEPKDADEKAEEKLDEKEGDNTNSDDDTTVPDEDGESTSPAKERRRGGKAHHVEGTDSGSYITREKGSRGAKGRKQRGFRNRNRNRSRSSTVQSDATGNTPSQANPMTEVHPVRKATKNDRREEDRYGDELGGGPTPKMRQSNRVMCNQAGKIGLSTQRKSAAGSSKREDNVGGASGRAGGSASRSSGQGSGMTLSENYQSSESLNKRGAHSHLSRKSSSGLSASEKANHSATLCGGKNAKKNDQEGHKVKEMNSPNGSERKDSNHEALLKREIFIDEEDPDKVIADHTGSDNCSKNRATPEVHLPRSSGSISGGDDVNGSARRAGSRVGLPLHANGNDANNGTPNTQGKSEVAFCGNDFHYDEEDLKINSAARENSELEKSCMRKLNSLNNNSYINNLITHVDDDTFIHKEGNFFLECALTNSEINGSSFEMEMSLNNVYSNGGEGGRHPGSYDGGKKSDFE, translated from the coding sequence atGAATTCTGCTAAcgatgccattttttatggcGACAAGAACTCAGCGCACTACAACGATCTAAGCGAAAGTGCTGCAGACATGTGTGTGAAAAATGGAGGCATTCAAAACGATTATATCATGAGCAATGATGTGACAAGTGAGGGAGTCGATATGGCAGTGGAGCCCGGGGAAAATGGGGCTGGCAATGCCGCATACCTACATACACCTCTCCACCAGCACTCGCCGCCGCACAGAggggagcgaaaaaaaaaacagtacGGAAAAGCTGAAAGAGACAAATATGACCGAATtgaagaaatagaaaagTACCTCAACATTAACAACGCCACGAATGTTTGCTCGCTCAGAATTAAATTATGGGAGGCACTAATGCTTTATGTAATCAATGTAAACGCAGAGCTGATTTACTTCATAATAAACTGCCTCATGGAGGTGGAAGTCTactggggggaagaagcaaccaACAATTTGCAAGACATTTTGAGCCTAATCAACgataaaaagtataaagaAGTGGCaaacaaaattggggaaacATTATCTAGCTTGTCCGTAACGACAGGAAAAGCGACCGAagaaaatccttttttttacaccctgATAGTCTCCTCTAAGAGAGACGAAAATAGCAACAGCTATAACTCCGACTTGGCATGCGAACTGAACAAAATTCTGCAGTATGAGCATAACAGACTGTCCAaccaaaataataataaaaaattggaataCAAAATTATTGAGGTGAGCAACGCGAAGGAGGCCCTCCTAGCTTGCCTAATAAACTCGCAGATTTTGTCTGTTGTGCTGGTGGACAATTTAGCCATTGATGAGGACTACAAGAGGGAGCGATTTGAGTTTTACAATTTCGGGGAGGAGGCCTCCGTGAACAAGTGCGGCGCGGCGTCGCCCTATGGGCTGAACTGCGGCATGGTGGGTGGCGGCGCCCAGATGAAGCCCGCCTTCACGCACAGCGCGCACAACGGGTCGTCCTCCAACAGCAGGGACGCCATGCGGAATATGATTCTCTCCAACTATCGCGGCTGCAGCGGTAACAACGGGAGCGTGTGCAACAATTACTGCGGTGGGCACTGCGGAAGTGGGCACTGCGCGAACAACCACTACAGCAGCGGCAGCACCGTGCTGAATGAGCACAGGAAGGGAGCCAACCTGCTCATGAAGGACTACAAATTCGACATAGGGAACTTCGTGCTGGGGTACGAACAGCTGGTGGCTGCGCCCTtggagaagatgaagaaggggTTCAACAGCCTGGTGATTCTGATTAAGAGCATCGCGTATATTAGAAGCTCCGTGGACATTTTTTGCGTGTGCACGTCCATCACGCTAGATAAGCTACAATCGgtgaataacaaaataattcgGATTTTCACTACACATGATGATCATAGTGATTTGCATGAATCTATCCTGGATGGggtgaaaaagaagataaagaCGCCCTTTTTTAACGCCTTGAAAGCGTATGCCGAGAGACCCATTGGGGTGTTTCACGCGCTGGCTATTAGCAAAGGGAACAGCGTTAGGAGAAGCAGGTGGATACAATCGCTGCTCGATTTTTATGGGGTAAATTTGTTTAAGGCAGAATCTAGTGCCACCTGCGGAGGGCTAGACTCTCTGCTAGACCCACATGGGTCATTGAAAGAAGCCCAGATAATGGCTGCACGTGCGTACGGGAGCAAGTACTGTTTTTTCGTCACAAATGGAACCTCCAGTTCGAATAAAATAGTGATGCAGGCCTTGGTGAAGCCAGGAGATGTTATCCTAGTGGATAGAGCTTGCCACAAATCGCATCATTACGGGTTTGTTCTAAGTCAAGCCCTACCCTGTTATTTAGATCCCTACCCGGTGTCGAGATACGGAATATACGGTGCAGTACCGATCTATGTAATTAAGAAGACGCTCCTAGAGTATAGAAATAGTAACAAGCTACACCTGGTGAAGCTGATAATTCTGACGAATTGCACCTTTGACGGAATTGTGTACAACGTGAAGAGGGTCATCGAGGAATGTCTAGCCATCAAGCCAGATTTGATTTTCCTCTTTGACGAAGCATGGTTTGCGTATGCATGTTTtcatcccattttgaagttcAGAACAGCCATGACTGTGGCGGATAAAATGAGGAACCACGACCAGAAGATGATTTACAACAAGGTGCATAAGAAGCTGCTGAGGAAGTTTGGGAATGTAAAAAGTTTAAACGAGGTAGCAGCGGAGAAGCTACTAAAAACGAGGTTATACCCAAACCCAGCTGAGTACAAAGTGAGGGTATATGCCACACAGTCCATCCACAAATCGTTGACATCTCTCAGGCAAGGCAGTGTCATTCTGATCAGCGATGATAACTTCGAGTCTCATGCGTACACCCCGTTTAAGGAAGCGTACTACACCCATATGTCGACCTCCCCCAATTATCAAATCTTGGCCACGTTAGATGCAGGGAGGGCTCAAATGGAACTGGAGGGATATGGCCTAGTGGAGAAGCAAGTGGAAGCAGCGTTCCTCATCAGGAAGGAACTAAGTGAGGACCCCATGATTTCTAGATACTTCAGAACGCTCAACGCGGAGGATCTAATCCCGGATAGTTTGAGACAGTGCCATAATATGTacatgaagaggaagaagaagtgtACCAAGGAGGGTTACTCCTCTGACTCGAAGGGGAGTGTCAATGGAACCTATTCGTGTGTGTCAAACAACCAGGGTAAGGGAAGCACTACCACGAAGGAGCAACGTTCCAGAGGACTGCGAAAAGCGaggaggggaggaagcgTCACGAAATATGAGCAGCCAATACAGAGCAGCAACATCTCCTCGCACGAATGTGTAAATGACACAAATGGGTGCTCCAATCATGTAGTGAGAAATTCGCTCATGTTGGGGGATTTTAccaataataataattgcaCTGTGGAGGGAGGCCTGAACGACTACGGTAATGGTGACCCTCGTGGGGGAGTCAAACTgagcaggagaagaagccgTAGAGATGAGCGAAACGGAAAGGAGGGAGGGACATCAGGAACGATGGATGACAGCAACAATGGAAGCATCATCATGAATAGCGAAAATGATAACCTGAGCTATGTACAAGATAggcataataaaaattatagcaGTTCCTCCTACTCATATGGGATGAAGAATTTCTTGGAATATTTCGAATGCTCCTGGTTGAGCGAAGACGAATTTGTGTTGGACCCCACCAGGATTACACTATTCACGGGTTACTCAGGAATTGATGGAGATACCTTTAAGGTGAAATGGCTCATGGATAGGTACGGCATTCAGATAAACAAAACGTCCATCAATAGTGTCCTCTTCCAAACGAATATCGGGACGACCGGTTCGTCTTGCCTCTTTTTGAGGAGTTGCCTCTCGCTGATATCTCAGGAGCTCGACCAGAAGAAGAGCCTCTTCAACGAGAGAGACCTAAACCAGTTCAACGATAGTGTGTACAATTTAGTCTCCAATTATATAGACTTGTCCGAGTTTAGCGAATTTCACCCCCTCTTCAAGAAGAGATATTCTGACCCTAGGGTGTTCAATAGGGAGGGAGATTTGAGGATGGCTTTTTACCTAGCGTATGAGGAAGATTACgtagaatatattttaatggcCGACTTGAAAGAACGAATAAGACAAAATGAGTTGATCGTTTCGGCTAGCTTCATCATTCCATACCCTCCAGGGTTCCCCGTATTGGTACCGGGACAGTTGGTTAGCCAAGAAATCGTGGAGTACCTCTCAGGGCTCAGTGTTAAAGAGATACACGGTTATGATGAGAGCATAGGGTTCAGATGCTTCTACAATTTTGTCCTGGACTATTTTTACAACCTGGTAACGTCCGACCCGTATGGCTACTACCATAAGATAGATAAGGGCACCTACGATCGGTTGAAATATTCCAATTTGAGCAAGCGAAGGAGCATAGACAGTTCGTACCACCTCTACATATGCGACAATGAAACGAACAGGATGAAGAAGACGCATGTGTGCAATGGGAGCTTCTCGATTGATAATCATACCGCCATTAGTGACACCTACGAGGATGTTGTGCAGGTGAATAATTTGAGGAGTGATCACGGACGGGGCAACCATCACCCGGTTGGTCCGTATGACGGTGGGAACAACGGATCGGTGCCCACCATTCCAACCTTGCCGCAGGTCGCGAAGGGGGTAGGCGAAGTCAACAATGAGCAGGCCATGCTCAGCGCCTCGGTGGGCAGCATGTCCAAGGGCAACTTCGCCAAAGCGCGCGGAAAGGAAACGTTCATCGCGAGGGAGCAGACCCGCGCCGACCGGAGACAGACGAATGTATATTACAACCACTCAAACGATGTGGTGAAGTACAGCCAGAGTAGCTCCCACGTTAGTaagataaaagaaaatgtgtTAATTGTTCAGGGCGGGAAAGCCTACGCCAGTTGTGATGCTGGCAGGAGCTCCGCCAACTACCGCTATCGGGATGACCCTTCCATGTCAGTGCCCAAGCacaggaaggggaagaagtgcaaGGGGTGTAAATCCTGCGGTGGAGGGAAGGGCAGCCAGGCGGAGTTAGCCAAGCGAAGGGGCCGAGCGGAGTGCACCCCCCACGAGAGAGAAGACACAGATGATTTCGCCAGTGAAGGCAGCAAGGAGGATGATGTCCACGCAGGGGGAAGACACCTCCCAGGCAGAGCTTCAAATGGTAGAGTTACaaagaaggggaggaaaaagaatgCCGCCAAGAGGGCCTCGGCCCGGGATATAGCAGCGGAGGCGAGTGAGCCAAAGGACGCGGATGAGAAGGCGGAGGAGAAATTGGATGAAAAAGAGGGTGACAATACCAACAGCGATGACGACACGACCGTGCCCGACGAGGACGGCGAGAGCACCTCGCCCGCGAAGGAAAGAAGGCGCGGCGGCAAAGCGCATCACGTAGAAGGAACGGACAGTGGAAGCTACATCACGAGGGAGAAAGGCAGCAGAGGGGCCAAGGGTCGAAAACAAAGAGGTTTCCGCAATCGCAACCGCAACCGCAGCCGAAGCAGCACCGTGCAGAGTGACGCCACGGGGAACACTCCGAGCCAGGCGAATCCCATGACGGAAGTTCACCCCGTGAGGAAGGCGACAAAAAATGATAGACGTGAAGAGGACAGGTATGGGGACGAGTTGGGGGGTGGCCCCACTCCAAAGATGAGGCAGTCGAACCGTGTTATGTGCAACCAAGCGGGGAAAATTGGGTTGAGCACGCAGAGGAAGTCAGCAGCGGGTAGCAGTAAACGGGAGGATAATGTTGGAGGTGCGAGTGGACGTGCTGGCGGAAGCGCCAGTCGTTCCAGCGGGCAAGGCAGCGGCATGACCCTCTCGGAGAACTACCAATCAAGCGAGAGCCtaaacaaaaggggagccCACAGCCACCTCAGCAGGAAGAGTTCCAGTGGGCTCAGCGCGAGTGAAAAGGCCAACCATAGTGCTACCTTatgcggggggaaaaatgcgaaaaaaaatgaccaagAGGGGCACAAGGTGAAGGAAATGAACAGCCCAAACGGGTCGGAGAGGAAAGACTCAAATCATGAAGCACTCTTAAAGAGAGAGATTTTTATTGATGAGGAAGACCCAGACAAGGTAATCGCGGACCACACTGGTAGTGACAACTGCTCGAAGAATAGAGCCACTCCGGAGGTTCACCTGCCACGTAGCAGCGGCAGCATTAGTGGTGGTGACGACGTCAATGGCAGTGCGAGGAGAGCAGGAAGCCGAGTTGGCCTCCCCCTACACGCGAATGGAAATGATGCCAATAATGGAACGCCAAACACGCAGGGGAAGAGTGAAGTAGCCTTCTGTGGAAATGACTTTCACTATGATGAAGAGGATCTGAAGATAAATTCTGCAGCAAGAGAAAACAGCGAATTGGAGAAGAGCTGCATGAGGAAGTTAAATTCGCTTAACAATAATAgctacataaataatttgatAACACATGTGGACGACGACACGTTTATTCATAAGGAGGGTAATTTCTTCCTGGAGTGTGCCCTGACCAATTCCGAAATAAACGGCAGTTCCTTCGAGATGGAAATGTCCCTGAACAATGTGTATTCGAATGGCGGCGAGGGGGGCAGGCACCCCGGGAGCTACGACGGAGGAAAGAAGAGCGACTTTGAGTAG